A section of the Alkalihalobacillus sp. LMS39 genome encodes:
- a CDS encoding helix-turn-helix domain-containing protein: MIPVMSQLILYILYQFNGNRSIYGVYHLLKGKRSAQTIQDGHLFRCLFLFGIIPSLTREQTDKSIQHLESISAVSRVHEERFVVTKLGESIVRQFQQDAAFFHHIDGWKYKEVDMVFWYRLTLFIQCLSFMVKKESKFIPITNERHILQWVRQSFPRNQEERKKQLNDLYKELLSYLVKIEEINATIVVKKLTGATQIGLTNEQLAFKYKLDKEWINLRFLATVHQLLKEIETEPNQYPMLSRFYEKNRTLNVTSSTKQTYDLLQQGKSIQQIAEIRQLKENTIEDHIVEIAIEDQSFSISSFVGQNHQLEIERLSRKEQTKRLRDLKDKLDDDISYFQIRLVLSRMDVES, from the coding sequence ATGATACCAGTCATGAGTCAATTAATATTATATATCCTTTATCAGTTTAACGGAAATCGCTCCATTTATGGTGTGTATCATTTACTTAAAGGAAAACGTTCAGCGCAAACGATTCAAGACGGACATTTATTCCGATGTTTATTTTTATTCGGTATCATTCCTTCTTTAACAAGAGAACAAACAGATAAGTCCATTCAACATTTAGAAAGCATTAGTGCCGTTAGTCGCGTTCATGAAGAACGATTTGTCGTTACAAAGCTAGGAGAGAGCATTGTCCGACAATTTCAACAAGACGCAGCATTTTTTCATCATATAGACGGATGGAAATATAAAGAAGTTGATATGGTATTTTGGTATCGTCTTACGTTGTTCATCCAGTGTTTATCTTTTATGGTAAAAAAAGAGTCAAAATTTATACCGATTACAAATGAAAGACATATTTTGCAATGGGTGAGACAATCGTTTCCAAGAAATCAAGAAGAACGAAAAAAACAATTAAATGATTTATATAAAGAATTATTGTCTTATCTTGTGAAAATAGAAGAAATAAATGCAACAATCGTTGTAAAAAAACTTACAGGTGCCACTCAAATAGGGCTGACAAATGAGCAACTTGCTTTTAAGTACAAGCTAGATAAAGAATGGATAAACCTCCGTTTCCTTGCGACAGTGCATCAGCTACTAAAAGAAATCGAAACAGAACCGAATCAATACCCAATGTTAAGTCGCTTTTATGAAAAAAATAGGACACTCAATGTAACCAGTTCGACAAAACAAACGTATGATTTATTACAGCAAGGGAAATCCATTCAACAAATAGCCGAAATTCGTCAACTAAAGGAAAATACCATTGAAGACCATATTGTTGAAATCGCGATTGAAGACCAGTCTTTTTCGATTTCTTCCTTTGTTGGACAAAACCATCAACTCGAAATAGAACGGCTTTCCCGTAAGGAACAAACAAAACGGTTACGTGACTTAAAAGATAAGCTAGATGACGACATTAGCTATTTTCAAATAAGGCTTGTTCTATCACGAATGGATGTGGAATCATGA